A stretch of the Nicotiana tabacum cultivar K326 chromosome 6, ASM71507v2, whole genome shotgun sequence genome encodes the following:
- the LOC107772884 gene encoding uncharacterized protein LOC107772884, translated as MGCKITVFELGILSKLVEQNSTLSFMGCLFPKYLLLTCLTLAVARDLLVAVFNRIFELGVRILADVIVMGSGIVVRAFAWACHQDLQMPQESVPPMKQYTISISKQNIRG; from the exons ATGGGTTGTAAAATAACCGTCTTTGAACTCGGAATACTGAGTAAATTGGTCGAACAAAATTCTACACTCTCTTTCATGGGTTGCTTGTTTCCCAAGTATTTGCTTCTTACTTGTCTCACCCTCGCCGTAGCCAG GGACCTTCTTGTAGCTGTATTTAATAGGATATTTGAATTG GGTGTGAGAATTCTTGCAGATGTGATTGTTATGGGTTCTGGAATAGTGGTAAGGGCCTTTGCTTGGGCATGTCATCAGGACTTGCAA ATGCCTCAAGAATCAGTGCCGCCCATGAAGCAATACACAATATCAATAAGCAAGCAAAATATCAGAGGCTAG